The DNA region AAATAATTTGTAGCATACAATTATAAAGTCGAAATTACAGTTCGTACAAGATCAAAGATAGCAAAACATATGATGAGATAAAACGTCACTCATTTATTCAGATTCGATTATATATATTTCCACATAATTTTGGAAGTTCTTAAACTTTTTCATCATATTGCAACCTCAACAATCTGGTGACCTCTGTCAATGGAAACCTTAACGGCATCCAGAACAAGCTGCGTCTTCCTACTAAGGATAGGCCACATCTTTTCTGGCTTCGCGCCGTCAAATTTGATACAACTCACCAGCCTAGAGAACTCATTCACCATTAGATTTTCCTGAGGAAGCTCTGTCATAACTATATGCTCGTTTGGTTTTGGACCAAATCCTCTCTGGAGCTCAAAAATCTCAGATTTCTCAGCGGTATAAAACGAAGCCCTGTTCTCCTCAAATGGGGCAACAAAGTCGTTAAAGTACAAATTCCCATTTGTGCCGATCGCCGTTAAATCCGTTGTAAAGTTGGCCAAGAAAGAGCAATGAAAGGTGGCTGATTTCCCATCTTGCCATTGCAGAGAGGCGGTGCACGCTACAATGACGCCTGCGCTGTTGAAAATGGTGGTGGGCATTGCAAGAACGGATTTTGGGAGCTCGAAATCAGCTGCCCACAAGATTGACCTGATGCAGTACCACCCTGTGTCACCAAGAGCACCAAGAGAATCGAGTTCCGGCTTCACACGAATGTTATCCACAAGAAAATCGTCATTCGCTTTAAATGTAAAGCAGCTATGCACCTGCACAATAGCGAGACGAGAATCAACTCAATCTCGATGAGGAAAAACCAAAGTgacaaaattttgattttgaatgaACATACGAATTTGAGTTCACCAAACAAGGACGGATCCGACAAAAACTCCTTAATCTTAGCTGTTCTGGGGTGATGCATCCACATGGTCCCGTCCATGATCTGCACCCCATTGGATTCGCACTCCTCGAGTATCAAGTCAAGTTCTTCAACATTCAGCGCGACTGGCTTCTCCAACAGTAGGTGCTTCTTGGCGCGGGCAGCTCGGACTGCCCACTCGGCATGAATGCTGGTGGGGAGCGGCAGGTACACCACGTCCACTTCTGGGTCATTCAAGACAGCATCGTACGAGCCGTACGCCTTCGCTGATTCCGGAAATCCGTTTTCTTTAGCGAATTTGATAGCTTTTTCGATGGAGCGGCTGCCCACTGCGTACAGGGTAGAATTGGGAGAGAGGATAATTGCACGGGAAATTTTTCGGGCTATCTCAGCGCATCCCAGGATTCCGAATTTGATCGGAGGTGGAGCCATTTTGGATTTAGGAGGAAGGTTTCGAGTGCATTGTACATATAGAGAGAGAGCTTTAATCGTTTGAAGACAGCcaaccaaaactgaattttatctTCTTCCGTCAAAGTCGTTTCAATCATTATCGTAAGCAAAGGCAAAAATGGAATTTTTCTTTTCCcaaaattactttttttttttttttaaatttctcatGTAACAAAATGTGCGTGTACTTGAGCACTATTTCCTCCCAATTTTAAGGTCTAGTTACCAATCATCAACATATTAAGCATTTAATTTTCATGGTGTCGAATTATGCAGATTGGTAGAAAATTAAGGACACGTGAAGTTCTTACGGATTCAATGCATTGTAATTGCAAAACACCTTCTCCGTCCTACTTCAAATTTTAGATCGCTCGCTCCAAGAAACAAGAATTTGATATCTTTTATTATGAATGAAAAAATAATTACGAGTGAAATCTAAATTTAACTCGGATCAAGGACCCCCCACTCAGACACATCTTTAGATATCGATTGGATTGAGGGATTTGAAACAAATAAATTTCGGACATTTAATTCAAATCCTTTTCACATGTGGTTAGACATGATGAAATTCTAGTTCCCTCCCTCAATATCCATGCTATGTTCTAGTTAAATTTGAACTCTTCAAATCCAAACAATAAGAATATGAAGATTTTATACGTTCAATCTTGTCAAGTGTTTCTAAGAAATATTCGATTCATGATAGAGAAATGCAGTGGCCTTCATCATGAACGGTGACTATAGCTCAGATTACAAGTTCATGGTTTAAAATCAAGTGGACTAAACCTAAAGAACAACAAGCCGAACATTAAGCCACCTGCTTGTTCAGATGTTTACTTTTACTGCTTTTGATTGGCATGGACTCTTAACACGGATGGATTAGCTGTCCACGGATGGATTAGCTCGAGTCGAACGAGTTTCTATTTGAATCCCGCTTAAATTACTCAACTAACTGATATCTAATTCGTTAACATTTCCACGTGTTTTTTAGGATGGCAATGTTGTCTTAGTCATGACAAGAGACATACCATTTCATGGTGTAATAACTAACTTGCACGCATGTATGCCACTAAACCGGGAGCAGGGATCTTTCCCCCTCACCTCTGCAAGCTAGAGAAAAAGAGAATATAATAGCTTGATTTGAGTAAATTATGGGTTTTCGAGACCAACAACTGAGGGCGGCTGCACAGATAATCTCTCTTGCACTGCAGGAGGTTTCCTTATACCAGGTCCGGATGAAACCTTAACCATGGCAGGTCTTAATAGGCGGTCTCCAAGAAGGAACCCGCGACGGAATTCTTGGATTACAATTCCTTCCTTGAATTCATGTGATTCGTCGCGAGCAATAGCCTCATGCATCTGTACACAGTTGAAATCTTGATTTAGATAAAGGAAACCAAATGCAAGATACTTCTACACATAAATCTAAAAGCAAATTGAATCAAGAGATATCCAGTGTACTCACGAAACAGAGTCGCGAAGCCTGGGATTGACCTCCGGGTTTATTGCCACTAATATGAGGCAACAACATTACAAGTTCTGATGTCTCATGAGCTTAGATTAACTGGTGCCAAGTATAGAAAGGCACATTGGTAGCTGCTACTTGGTAAAAACAACAGTTTCAGGCAATGTGAGCAATAAGACCAATTAGCCTTGGACAATCCATATTATTCTCTAACTAATTAACTTTATTAGAACCCTAGAATAGTCGTAATATTTATTCAAAACCTACAAAAAGAAGGCATTACCGTCTTAGCCTTAGTTTTGTTTTCAAAAACCAAAAGACAAATCCTTCTCACTTGGGAAACTCGACTGATGTTTAAGAATGATAGTCATTCTGAAGTGTCAATATAGAAATAAACTTGTCTGGGACAATAGCATTAACTTAAACCAATGAAGAAATGAGTAGACAATGCTTCCATCAGCAAAATTGTGCCAAACTTGCAAACGAGAAACATAGAAGTGCCTTCAGCAGCAAATTGGATATTCTTAATTTCATCACTGATTCCAACATGATGGCCAAGGAATCTGATATATACTAAATAAGTCTTGACAATATCACGGATTGACATACACATAATGCGGAAATGTAACTCCGGCAgtccaaatttattttatatatatttgggTTTTTGTAGTTTACTTCCTTTGACAGGTAATTTCTATAGGATTTGAAGATAAATCCAGAAgccaattatatatttttaaaaagaaacacCAAATTTACTACCTTTTTGCTGTCCATAGACAAACCAACtcatgaatatcacaaaataaagTACACAGCACATCGtcagaaagaaaagaaaacgagGGATACTTTAGTCTTACCGAGGGATCAAATGGCTTGCCCACAGTTGGAACAGCAGTCACACGCAAGCTCCTCATAATTTCCACAAACTGCTTGTATATGCCCTGGTAACTAGtatcaattttcttttctttctcagTCTCTAGTTTTATCTGTTGCTTGGCTCTCTCAAAACTATCAACCATGGGCAACAAACTCTCAATCACTTCTCCTTGGGCATTACTCCTAACTGTTAATCTTTCACTTTCTGCTCTTTTTCTATAATTATCAAAATCTGCTTGTAAACGCATGTATTTTTCCTTTCCCGACGATATCTCCGCAGACAAAGCTGAAATTCTCTCCACCATCTCTTTATTTTCTTTATCCACCTTGAATAACATATCTTCAATTTCGTATATAGTCCTTTCATCACCGACTGAAACGGCTTCCTTGTATGCCTTGATAAGGGACCTCAGAGTGGACAGACCGTTGTTGTCTTCTTGGAAATCATTGGAACTAGACCCATCTTTGCCATTTCTCTGAAAGTTTGATTtggatataataaaaataatgagaGCCctaaaatcattcaaaaactagTTTCGTAGAAAGTCTCAATACAACAAATACAGTTTCAATAAATACCAAGTAAAAATACTTTTGCAACAAGATTTAAAGCTACAAGACAACACCTATCAAAATTTCACAACATTTTTTAtgatagaagttaaaaataCGCCGATTCAGTTTTAAGGCTTCTACATAACTATCTTTTCCAACTACCAGTTGCATCTTAGTCTTTTAAGTTGCCGTGGAATATATGACTAGCAATTCCTGTACATATAAATTCATGTAATGCTCTTCCCTTATAACTGCCTCCACTCTTACAACAAACAGAGTCACACAGCGGCAGACCAGGCAGGGGGGGAGGGATCGATCCCTCCCCTTAGTTTGCCCCTCCTCTGGGCTCTGCCCTAATCTTGGGTCCATCCCTGCAGTCACCAGTAGTTTTTTTGGCCAGAGAACCACTAACTAACATAACTTGATCCTCTTATATCCAAGTTCAGTGGTCCCCAATAATTTGGCCAGAACAGAGCTTTTTCTTCCGGTTAGCTTACAACAGGCCTAAGTGGTAATCAAACAAAGATGCAAGTGACACCCCTGCAGTCACCCGTTAGTTTTTTCAATACTCCAACAACCATTTAAAATTTGACATAGGTACTTCCGCAGCTTTATTTGACCAGAAAGCCAAAAATCTTCTGAAACCTCTAACATTTTCCGACAACAAAACGAGGTTCCATTATCCACAAAATCCCTTTTTAACTTTCCTTAATTTACCAAATAACTAAATTCGAAAACTTTTTAAAATCCCAGAATTAATAAACAAAAGAAATAACAGAAGCGTATACAATTAGACCAACGCAATTCGATTGCACAACTCACAAAACCTTCAGAAGTCTGCGTGCTTCGGCTAGAAAGGCAAAGCAAGTACCTGGTAGGGGTGAGACTCTTGCTGGGCTGAAACAGAAGGCTTGAAAAAAGAGCGCCttctagtctcaagctcaataATCTTTGAATACCCCCTTTTTCCATTCGAATTCAGTGTGGAAAACAATGaaaaacaatttcttgaaatgGGATTTCCTGAAAAAATAAGTTGCTGATCCCGTCGAAGACACAACAACTTTGTGGGACTGGAAAAATGAAGAGAGAATTGGTGATGCGTGTTCAGGGAGAATGTGGTATGGAGAGAAGCTGAAGCTGCCATTGATTTTCTTGTTTCAATAGAGTTGAGAGACTTTTAAGAGGCGGAGAGCGTGATACGTTTCACCATATGTTCTTATATGAAAAGAGGATATATATTTAGGTAAAAATCCGTGTGGTAAAAATCCGTGTGATACGGTGAAGTggtcgtattttgttatatggatattttatttatgtcaTCTATAAAAAGTGCTACTTTTTATGTTATAAGTATTatcttttattgtgaatattgataggTTAACCATCTCAAAGATAAAGATTTATGAGACCGTATTCCAAAAAaactttatatattataaataatttcattattttttttaggaaataatttcattattttagttCCTATCAAAAATAATCTTCTTTTATTGTATAATAAAGTagttaacatttaaaaaaaattaaaagaccCTTGATTAACCTTTTTCAAATAACTCAATTAATTACAATTTAgtgaaataaaaattatttagcATGTGTTAGAATAATTAATTATCTTTTAAATACTAACTTGTCATATTAAATTCAGATCATttttatttcgaaaattttctCTCAATCTCAATTATTCAACCATTAATAATGAAGGCTTCTAGCTTTATCGTTTACTTgttcaacaatttttttttatatggaAATCCCgcatttcatttttaatttattttcaaatttattagttatttatataatttattatattaataataatgctTTCATAAAGTTAATATTTTCTAATAAATTATAGTATAATCATATTGTGATATGTGCTCTATTTAATATGCTTGTTTGTTTGTATTAAAAGAgtctaaataatatatttggaaTCTAAGGCTATAATATAACTTAATCTAAAGCCAAATTTGATTATAGTAGTTTGTAGGAGACCCTTTTTTAGAAGATCCCTCT from Primulina tabacum isolate GXHZ01 chromosome 14, ASM2559414v2, whole genome shotgun sequence includes:
- the LOC142524276 gene encoding putative oxidoreductase At4g09670, producing MAPPPIKFGILGCAEIARKISRAIILSPNSTLYAVGSRSIEKAIKFAKENGFPESAKAYGSYDAVLNDPEVDVVYLPLPTSIHAEWAVRAARAKKHLLLEKPVALNVEELDLILEECESNGVQIMDGTMWMHHPRTAKIKEFLSDPSLFGELKFVHSCFTFKANDDFLVDNIRVKPELDSLGALGDTGWYCIRSILWAADFELPKSVLAMPTTIFNSAGVIVACTASLQWQDGKSATFHCSFLANFTTDLTAIGTNGNLYFNDFVAPFEENRASFYTAEKSEIFELQRGFGPKPNEHIVMTELPQENLMVNEFSRLVSCIKFDGAKPEKMWPILSRKTQLVLDAVKVSIDRGHQIVEVAI
- the LOC142524278 gene encoding uncharacterized protein LOC142524278 — encoded protein: MAASASLHTTFSLNTHHQFSLHFSSPTKLLCLRRDQQLIFSGNPISRNCFSLFSTLNSNGKRGYSKIIELETRRRSFFKPSVSAQQESHPYQRNGKDGSSSNDFQEDNNGLSTLRSLIKAYKEAVSVGDERTIYEIEDMLFKVDKENKEMVERISALSAEISSGKEKYMRLQADFDNYRKRAESERLTVRSNAQGEVIESLLPMVDSFERAKQQIKLETEKEKKIDTSYQGIYKQFVEIMRSLRVTAVPTVGKPFDPSMHEAIARDESHEFKEGIVIQEFRRGFLLGDRLLRPAMVKVSSGPGIRKPPAVQERLSVQPPSVVGLENP